The sequence CGTCATTGAAGTGGTACAGCACATCAGGGAGCTCCTGGCCAGCAACGATTAGCGGACCCGGGGCTACTTCTATTTCTGTCTCTTATGCATTCATCAATAGTCAATCTGCGCCAAAATCCCCACCACTTGCTGGGACGACCGGCAGTAAATTTTGGCAATCTTTCACCTTAGTGTGAGGTCGTTATGGAAAAACTCGGCTATATTCTCATCGGCAGTGTGGCCCTTCTCTGGATCATCGCAATGGTGGCAGGGCTCATTGTCGTCCTCCCTTACGGCATCATCGGCCTGGTAATCCTGGCCGGATTCGGCCTTCTCTTCGCCAAAGTCCTGAAGGAGCGCCTGACCAGCAAGGAAGATGACTATTATTCAAAAAACGTCCAGCAGTGAGGTCCATATGTTGCTGAGCACTCAAGATCATTTTGATGACCACGAAATCGCGCAGACCTGTGGACTGGTGCGAGGAAACACGATCCGGGCCCGTCATATTGGCAAGGACATCCTGGCTGCTTTGCGAAATGTAGTGGGGGGTGAGGTGACTGAGTATACCAAGATGATGGCCGAA comes from Candidatus Neomarinimicrobiota bacterium and encodes:
- a CDS encoding YbjQ family protein, whose amino-acid sequence is MLLSTQDHFDDHEIAQTCGLVRGNTIRARHIGKDILAALRNVVGGEVTEYTKMMAEAREQALDRMIASAEALGADGIVGIRFTSATVMGGAAEILVYGTAVKLK